GCTCCGTATGCAGGCGAGCGTGACCCGCTGGGCCGACGAGATCCAGCGCCTCGAGGGCACGAGCGTCCGAATCCGGGTCGGCCTCAACTCGGGCGAGGTCCTCGTACGCTCGATCGGCAGCGACCTCCACATGGACTACACGGCGGTCGGCCAGACGACGCACCTCGCCGCCAGGATGGAGCAGATGGCGGCGCCGGGGACGATCCTCATCACCCCGTGGACGCTCCGACTGGCCGAATGGGCGATCCGCGCGAGCCCCCTCGGGCCGCGGCCGGTCAGGGGCCTCGACGCGCCGCTCGAGGTCCACGAGCTCGTCGGCGCCGTCACGTCGCGCTCGATTCTGAAGTCGGCCGCGGCCCGCCGGCTCACCCGGTTCGTCGGCCGCCGGGCGGAGCTCGCACGGCTCCAGGAGATCCTCGCGGCGGCGCACGCCGGCCGCGGCCAGATGGCGGCGGTCACCGCGGACCCCGGCGTCGGCAAGACGCGGCTCGTCTACGAGCTCGTGCAGTCGTCGGACACCCGCGACTGGCGGGTCCTCGAGTCGAGCTCGGTCCTCTACGAGCAGATGACCTCGTACCTGCCGATCATCGAGCTCCTCCGGAAGCACTTCGAGCTCGACGACGCCGACGGGACCTTGGAGACCGCGAGGAAGGCGGCGGCGAAGCTCCTCGGGCTCGACTCCGAGCTGGACGACGCGGTTGCCCCGATCCTGTCGCTGCTCGACGCGCTGCCGGAAGACGACCCGTTCCGCGCCCTCGACGCCCGCGAGCGCCGGCGGCGGATCCTCGATGCGCTGACGCGCATGATCCTCAGGGAGAGCGACCGGCAGCCCCTGCTCCTCGTCTTCGAGAACCTCCAGTGGGCGGACGCCGAGACCCAGGCCGTGCTCGACAGCCTGCTCGAGCGCGTCCTCGGGGCGCGTCTCATGCTCCTCCTCGACTACCGGCCGGAGTTCGAGCACGACTGGCGCAGTCGTCCCGGCTTCAGCGAAGTCGCGATCGCGCCGCTCGAGCCGGCGAGCGCCGAGGAACTCCTGCAGGCCCTGCTCGGCGCCGACCGATCGCTCGCGCCGCTCCGGCGGCTCTTGGTCGAGCGGAGCCAGGGCAACCCGTTCTACCTCGAGGAGATCGTCAGGACGCTCGCCGAGACCAAGGCGCTGGCCGGCGAGCGCGGCGCTTATCGCCTGGCGAGCGACCTCGACGGCCTCCAGGTGCCGGCGACGGTCCAGGCGGTGCTCGCCGCCCGGATCGACCGGCTGCCCCACGAGCAGAAGGTCCTGCTCCAATCGGCGTCGGTCATCGGCGTCGACGTCCCCCTGGCGCTCCTCGAGGCGATCGCCGAGCGCCCTGCGGACGCGCTCCGGAGCACGCTCGGCGAGCTCGTGGCCCGGGGCTTCCTCGACGAGACCCGGCTCTTCCCCGACATCGAGTACCGGTTCAGGAACGTGCTCGCGCGCGACGTCGCGTACGCGAGCCTGCTCCGGGAGCAGCGCCGGGCGCTCCACGCGCGCATCGTCGAGGCGATCGAGACGGTCCACCGCGACCGCCTCCCGAACCACCTCGACCAGCTCGCCTACCACGCGACCACCGGCGAGGTGTGGGCGAAGGCCGCGGTCTACAACCGCCAGGTCGCGGCGCGGGCGGTGGCGCGGTCGGCGAACCTCGAGGCCGTCCGGGCCTCCGGCGCCGCCCTCCACGCCGTCGGCCGCCTCCCGCAGACCCGGACGACGATCGAGCAGGCGATCGACATCCGGCTCGACATGCGGCCGCCGCTCCTCCAGCTCGGCCGCCTCGACGAGGTGCTCGCCGTCTCGCGCGAGGCCGAGCGGATCGCGCGAGAGCTCGGTGACGAGCAGCGGCTCGCCCGCGTCTACGCCTACCTCGTCAACCATCACTACTTGAAGGGCGAGACCGCCCTCGCCATCGAGTACGGCGAGCGCTGCCTCGCCGTCGGCCGGACCATGAACGACGTCGCGCTCCAGGCCCTCGCGCGGCAGTACATCGGCCAGAGCCGGCACGCGCTCGGCGACCACGCGGGGGCCGAGCGGATCCTCCTCGAGAACGTCGAGGCGCTCGACGAGGCGCGCGCCGGCACCTCGTACGTCGCCTCGTGCGCGTGGCTGGCGATGAGCCTGGCCGATCGGGGCGAGTTCGAGGCCGCCTACGCCGCCGTCGGGCGCGCCCTCCTCGCCGCCGAGGGAACGCCGCACGCCTACAGCCAGACGATCGCGTGGACCATCGCCGGCCTCGTCTCGATCCGGCACGGCCACCTGGCGCGGGCCGTCCTGCCCCTCGAGCGCAGCTTGGAGGCGTGCCGGCGCAAGCGCCTGACGGTCTGGCAGCCGATCCCCTCGTCGCTGCTCGGCCTGGCCTTCGTCCGGATGGGCCACGTGCCCGAAGGGTTGAGCCTCCTCGAGGACGCCGTGCGCCTGAGCCGCGAGCTCGGCATCCGGGCCTATTTACCCTCGTGGATCACGAACCTCGCCGAGGGTTATCTGGCCGCCGCCCAGCACGCACGCGCGCGCGTCGCCGCCGAGGAGGCGCTCGAGCTGGCGACGGCCGGCGGCGAGCGCGGCCAGGAGGCCGCGGCGTTGGCGCTGCTCGGCGACATCGCCGCCCGCAGCGTCCCCGCGTGGGCCGAGGAGGCGCACGCGCGCTACGCCGCCGCCCTCGCCCTCGCGCGCGAGCTCGGGCTCCGGCCGCTCAGCGCCGAGATCCACCTCGGGGCGAGCCGCCTGTGCGCGGCGCTCGGTGCTGCGCCCGACGCCCGCCGGCACCGCGCGGCCGGCGAGGCGCTCCTCGGCGAGCTCAACATGCGCGCGTCGAGCCAGTGGGGCGAGACCGAGGTGGCCGAGCTCGGCCACCTCTTCATCGTGGCGCGGGCGAACACCGACCTCTACGACTTCCTCGCGCAGGAGCTGTCCGACGCGCGGACGATCCAGGTGATCCTCGACCGGCGGCAGGGCGAGCGGCGCCAGCCGCCGGGCACGTCCGCCGAGGACCGCCGTCAGGCCGAGCGTCGCCGGGCGCAGCTCGACGAGGACCTCCGAGACTGGGGCCTCGCCGTCGCGCCCCGCCGGCCATGAGCGAGCTCCTGCTCGAGCAGGACGGCCCCGTCGCCACCGTCACCCTCAACCGGCCCGAGGCGCGCAACGCGATGACCTTCGAGATGTACGACGCGCTCCACGACGCCTGCGACCGCCTCGACCGCGACGCCGCCGTGCGCGTCGTGATCCTGACGGGCGCCGGCGACCGCGCGTTCGCGAGCGGCACCGACATCCGCCAGTTCCTCGCCTTCGAGACGCGCGAGGACGCGCTTGGCTACGAGGCGCGGATCGGCCGCGTCCTCTCGCGGATCGCGGGGATGCGCAAGCCGACCCTCGCGATGCTCCGGGCGACGCGGTCGGCGGCGGCCTGTTCATGGCGCTCGCGTGCGACCTCCGGCTCGCGGCGTTGCACGCCCGCCTGGGCGCGCCGGTCGCGCGTACGCTCGGCAACTTCCTCGCGCCCGAGAGCTTGGCGCTCCTCGTCGCGACCGTCGGGCCGGTGCGGGCGCGAGAGCTGATCCTGACCGCGCGTCTGCTGGAGGCGGCCGAGGCGCGGGCGGTCGGCCTCGTGGACGAAGTCCACCCGGCCGACGCCCTCGCCGCGCGGACGCGCGAGCTCGCCGGCCGGATCGCCGAGCACGCCCCGCTCACGCTGGCGGCGACGAAGGAGGCGACGCGACGGCTCCTCGCCGCCCGGTCGCCGGGGAGCCTCGAGGACCTGATCCTCTCCTGCCACTTGAGCCAGGACTTCCACGAGGGCGTCCGGGCGTTCCTCGACAAGCGCAAGGCGCGGTGGCAGGGACGCTGACCCGCCCGGTCCTCGGCGCGCTTCTCCTGCTCCTCGCAGCCGCCGCGGCGGCCGACGAGCCGGCGCGGATCACGCTGCCGCCCGGCTTCAGGATCGACCTCTACGCCAAGGGCTTCGGCGCCACGCGCTTCATGACGCTCGACCCCGCGGGCACGCTGCTCGTCTCGACGCCGCGCGAGGGCCGCGTCGTCGCGCTCCCGGGCACGGACCGCGATGGGCGCGCCGACCACGTCGTCACGGTCGTCGCGGGGCTCGATCTCCCGCACGGTCTCGCGTTCAAGGACGGCTGGCTCTACGTCGCGGAGACCGGGAGCGTCCGGCGCTTCCGCTACGATCCGGCGAGCCGGCGCACGAGCGACCCCGCGCTCGTCGTCCCGAGCATTCCGCCGCGCGGCGGCCACTGGACGCGGACGCTCGCCTTCGGCCCCGACGGCCGGCTCTACGTCTCGGTCGGGTCGTCGTGCAACGTGTGCCGCGAGCGGGACCCGCGGCGCGCCGCGGTCGTGCGCTACGAGGCCGACGGCTCGGGCGAGCACATCTTCGCGACGGGCCTCCGGAACGCGGTGGGGCTCGCCTTCCAGCCGGGCACGGGCGAGCTCTGGGCGACGGTGAACGAGCGTGACTGGCGCGGCGACGACCTCCCGCCCGACTACATCACGGCGGTGAAGGAGGGCTTCTACGGCTGGCCCGACTGCTTCGCGGACCACGGCAAGGTCGTCGCGGATCCGGAGTTCGCGGGGAGCAGGGAGCAGTGCCGGCGGATGACGCTCCCGACGCTCGAGATCCAGGCCCACTCGGCGCCGCTCGGCCTCGCCTTCTACACGGGCCGGCAGTTCCCGCCCGAGTACCGCGGGAGCCTCTTCGTCGCCTATCACGGCTCGTGGAACCGCACCGTGCCGACGGGCTACAAGCTCGTGCGCGTGCCCTTCCGCGACGGGCGGCCGAGCGGCCCCGTCGAGGACTTCGCGACGGGCTGGCGGCGCGCCGGCGTCACGTTCGGGCGGCCGGTCGGGTTGCAGGTGGCGGCGGACGGCGCGCTCTTCCTCTCGACGGACGACGCGATCTACCGGATCAGCTACCGGGCGCCGTAGCCGCGCGCGGCGGGCCGGCGGGCTAGGAGGTCCCGGACTTGCGGCAGACGACCGACCAGAGCGCGCCGGTCGCGAGCAGCGCGAGGCCGACCAGGAGCGGAGTCCAGTACCGCGGCAGCGCCAGCGCGTGGCTCAGCACGTTGATCGCGCCCACCAGCGTCAGGATCAGGCCCGCGAGCATCAGCCACCTGGGGAACCTCGCACCGTTCATGGAGCGCCTCCCATTCGAGCTCAGTCCGGCTTCGGCCCGACGGCGTCACCGACGCGGATCACGCCCTCGTTGAGGATCCGCGCGCGGAGGCCCCCCCGATGGATCAGCCCGCCCATCACTCCCTGCTGGGTGAGGCCCTCGAGGTGCTTGCAAGGCTCGCAGAGGCGCGTGCCGACCATGAGGACGGGCCCTACCCAGAACTCGCGGTCCACGAGGTGGTTGAGCGGAACGCCGGCGGTCGCGATGTTCCGTCGGGTCTCGGCCGGCGAGAGCTTGATGCCGAGGCGGTGGCCCTCGGCGTTCTGGACGCCGTCGAGGAGCGCCCGCACCGCCTCGACCTCGATGAGGGTCACCTCGCGCCCGCCATGGCTCGGCTTCGACGAGTAGAGGCCCGTGCCCAGGAAGTAGCGGTCACCGGCGAGCCCGCGCCCGGGCACCGCGCGCGCCTCGGTGACGGACTCCATGGGCGCGGCGGCCTTGGGTGCCAGATGGATCGAGACGACGCTCCCCTGCCACATGCAGGGGATTCTACTGCTTTTCGCGGACCTGTTTCACCAGCTGCTGGTAGGAGGTGCGGCGGATGATCTTGTCGAACTGGGCGCGGT
This genomic window from Candidatus Methylomirabilota bacterium contains:
- a CDS encoding PQQ-dependent sugar dehydrogenase; translation: MAGTLTRPVLGALLLLLAAAAAADEPARITLPPGFRIDLYAKGFGATRFMTLDPAGTLLVSTPREGRVVALPGTDRDGRADHVVTVVAGLDLPHGLAFKDGWLYVAETGSVRRFRYDPASRRTSDPALVVPSIPPRGGHWTRTLAFGPDGRLYVSVGSSCNVCRERDPRRAAVVRYEADGSGEHIFATGLRNAVGLAFQPGTGELWATVNERDWRGDDLPPDYITAVKEGFYGWPDCFADHGKVVADPEFAGSREQCRRMTLPTLEIQAHSAPLGLAFYTGRQFPPEYRGSLFVAYHGSWNRTVPTGYKLVRVPFRDGRPSGPVEDFATGWRRAGVTFGRPVGLQVAADGALFLSTDDAIYRISYRAP
- a CDS encoding MOSC domain-containing protein: MWQGSVVSIHLAPKAAAPMESVTEARAVPGRGLAGDRYFLGTGLYSSKPSHGGREVTLIEVEAVRALLDGVQNAEGHRLGIKLSPAETRRNIATAGVPLNHLVDREFWVGPVLMVGTRLCEPCKHLEGLTQQGVMGGLIHRGGLRARILNEGVIRVGDAVGPKPD
- a CDS encoding adenylate/guanylate cyclase domain-containing protein, with the protein product MKCAGCGQANPEGARFCNACGARLDAAPAPAPSAYTPRHLAEKILTSREALEGERKQVTVLFADLKGSMELLADRDPEEARRLLDAVLERMMEAVHRYEGTVNQVMGDGIMALFGAPLAHEDHAVRACYAALRMQASVTRWADEIQRLEGTSVRIRVGLNSGEVLVRSIGSDLHMDYTAVGQTTHLAARMEQMAAPGTILITPWTLRLAEWAIRASPLGPRPVRGLDAPLEVHELVGAVTSRSILKSAAARRLTRFVGRRAELARLQEILAAAHAGRGQMAAVTADPGVGKTRLVYELVQSSDTRDWRVLESSSVLYEQMTSYLPIIELLRKHFELDDADGTLETARKAAAKLLGLDSELDDAVAPILSLLDALPEDDPFRALDARERRRRILDALTRMILRESDRQPLLLVFENLQWADAETQAVLDSLLERVLGARLMLLLDYRPEFEHDWRSRPGFSEVAIAPLEPASAEELLQALLGADRSLAPLRRLLVERSQGNPFYLEEIVRTLAETKALAGERGAYRLASDLDGLQVPATVQAVLAARIDRLPHEQKVLLQSASVIGVDVPLALLEAIAERPADALRSTLGELVARGFLDETRLFPDIEYRFRNVLARDVAYASLLREQRRALHARIVEAIETVHRDRLPNHLDQLAYHATTGEVWAKAAVYNRQVAARAVARSANLEAVRASGAALHAVGRLPQTRTTIEQAIDIRLDMRPPLLQLGRLDEVLAVSREAERIARELGDEQRLARVYAYLVNHHYLKGETALAIEYGERCLAVGRTMNDVALQALARQYIGQSRHALGDHAGAERILLENVEALDEARAGTSYVASCAWLAMSLADRGEFEAAYAAVGRALLAAEGTPHAYSQTIAWTIAGLVSIRHGHLARAVLPLERSLEACRRKRLTVWQPIPSSLLGLAFVRMGHVPEGLSLLEDAVRLSRELGIRAYLPSWITNLAEGYLAAAQHARARVAAEEALELATAGGERGQEAAALALLGDIAARSVPAWAEEAHARYAAALALARELGLRPLSAEIHLGASRLCAALGAAPDARRHRAAGEALLGELNMRASSQWGETEVAELGHLFIVARANTDLYDFLAQELSDARTIQVILDRRQGERRQPPGTSAEDRRQAERRRAQLDEDLRDWGLAVAPRRP